In the genome of Abyssalbus ytuae, the window TCCAATGCTTCTTGCATAATCATAGGCAATATCAGTATTCCAGGTTGATGCCAGTAAAATTGGCGCAGGAAAGGCGGTAGATTTTTCTATACCTACATTCCATTTAATTTTACCTTGTTCATCCCAGGCAAGACGTACCCCCTGGGTAGCATCTGCCGTGGTTACTGACGGAATATTAAAGCGCTTTAAACCTCTGATGAGCATATCGTCACCAGCCAGTAATTCTACTTTTTCTTCAAGGGTCATTTGCTGCAAAATTACTTTTGCTCTTTTATCGGCCTCTTCATAACTTACAGGCGGGAAAAAGGGGTTTGTTTGACCATAATTGTTAAAAATAATCAGGCTTAAAATTAAGGTAACCAATGTTCTTAATGTCATTATATTATAGTTAAAATGAGAAGTTGAAGACATATGAAATTTTATATATTCTGCTTATCATCTCAGTAAATATTGTAAATAGAATGCCTGGTTTAAAACTCAGATTAAAAATTTTATTTTTCATTTTATTTTTAATTCCCACTTGTTTGCATTTGTCTCTTTGCCTATGACTGGAAAAGCAGATATTCTCAACCTCGCCGCCCCCATAGGAATAAGTTCAACGGTTTCTTCTTCCTGGGTAGAAAGTACAGGACTATCCTGTAACTCTCCAGCCAAACCAAATTGATCTATTGTCCATTCAGGAATTTTTTTTGCTTTTACTTTTATAATAAAAGGCACTTCGTTTACGGTAAAAGGGAAATTGCTTTCCGGCCATTTCTTTTTTTCAATTGTAAACGATTCTTCCGGGTTATCCTCATTTAAAACCAATCCGTAATTCCATGCTGTAGAAGGATAAATTTCATAGGAAGGCCACTTTTCTTTATTAACTCCTTCCTGCCATTTAGAATCGCCTATGGCTGTTTTATCACTTTCTTTCTTTACATAGTTTTCTCCTATGTTGAGACTAAAAGTAAGTGGCCCATAATTAACACTTACACTATTATGATTTCTTTCCCATTTTTTTACTTTCAATTTTTTTGGTAAGGATAAAGTTACCACATCCCCATCTTTCCATTTTCGGTCAATACGGATATATTTTCCGGATTCAGCAGGTATTTCAACTTCTTTATCGTTAATTTTCAACTTCTTTTTATCACTCCATGAAGGAATACGGAGATAAAGCGGAAAATGAACTTCTCCTTCCGGAACAGTCAATACAAATTTGAGATCTTCTTCAAAAGGATAGTGGGTATTTGAAACAATTTCTATTTCTTTATTATCAGCTACCCTTGCTTTTACTTCTGAAGGCACATATAAAACGGCCGCTAACCCATTATCGGGAGTGGCCATCCATGCATTTTCAACCAAATAAGGCCACCCTTGTCCGTGATTGTGCTGACAGCACCTTGAACTAAACGGATTCATCATTAGAAACGGTCCCTGATTCATAATTCCCGGCCTATGATTTTTATCATCATTAAGGACCATATTGGGGCTTGTAATATATCGAAGGGATTTTAAATCAGGCATCATGGTAGCGGGCAGGGTATTAAATGCCACTTCTTCTACATGATCTGCCCAAAAGGTATCTCCGGTAATTCGTAAAAGATGTTCATCAGAATTCATTTGCTCCACTACACCACAGGTTTCAATTCCTTGTCTCGGATCATCATAACCGGGGCGGGCATTTTCATCAGCTCCAAACATTCCTCCGGGAACCTGGCCAAAATATTTTCGTATGATATGAAAATTTTCATAAGTGGCCTCAAGATCATTATCATTATGGCTGAGCTGATAATATTGTGCAGATTCCCGGAAACACTGAGCCACATTTACATTATGCCAATCTACCAGGTTTGAATACCAATCTGGCCAGTCGGTACTCTCTCTCTTTTCTTTCCAGTTATGAATGTCTTCAAGGGAATTGTCTCTTTTACTCCATGGAGCTGTATTTTTATGAATTTTTTCGGCCAGATCCAAAAGCCATTTTTCTCCTGTCCGATTGTAAAGCCATATGACACTATAGAGGTTGTCGCCTCCCCTAATTCTCTGCCAGTAATGGATTTTAGAAAGAAACAGTTCATCAGGTACACTCAACTGATATTTAAAATATTCAGACATCATCTCTAAAACCCTGCCGTCGTTGGTGTATTCATAATATGACTGCAAGCAGTATAGCATAATCATATTAGCCCAGAAATCCTGTGAACCATCTTCACCTATCCTCACAGGACCAAAATTTCCGTCCGGTCGCTGGCTGGCAATGGCCGCTTCAATCCATTTCTTTGTTTCCTCAAGCATTTTTTCATCCTGAAGAACATAGGCAGTGTTACCATAACCTTTCAACCAGTATGGTACTTCTTCCCATCCCCCGGTTCCTTTTCCATCATCAGATAACCACGCATTGTTTTCATTCTGAAGCCATGCACTGATTTCGTTAAGATGTCCCATAAGCCCTCCGGCCTGCCTTTGTAAAATAACTTCCATCCAGTTTTCAGGTTTTATCTGACCTACCGGAAGTTTAATCAAAACATTTGGTTTCAGGGGTTTTTTATTGCTTATATAATTAATATTAACAGACCCCGTGTCGGGTATTTTAACAATTGATATGGTTTCCTGTACTGTTTCAACGGGGTTGCAGGATATCAAAATTGTAAAAAGTATAAAACCAAAGACGATTTTAAAAAAACTTTTCATCAGAAAGTTTTGATTTAAATTACTACATCTCATAAGTTCTTCATTATTTTGATTTCCATTCTTGTTCAATCATTTTAATGAAATATCCTCCTACTACACTTCTTGCTTTAAACCCTCTTAAATTCCCGCTGGTAGTCATATGCCAATCACTCATAGGAACACGATCGGGTGTTTCAACAGCAAATTTGTATACCGGATTTGCAATTTGTTTAAAAACAGCCAAGTCGTCGGCTAAAGTAGCCGTCCATAATATCCAGTCGGATTTTGTATAATCTGCTCTGTTATCGAGTGGTAATCCGTAGGCATTTTGTTTTGTTAAATAATATTTTAGTTCTTTAGAAATAACTTCTTCAGGAAAAGTATTCAGGTTCATAATTTTATCCCAAACCAGGTTATACTTCTGGCTCCAGGTATTTTTATCATTAAAAGTAAGCGCATAATGGTCTCCAGCATTGGCTAATTCCATCCATTCTTTTGCCATACTTTTTGACATTACAGAATATTTTTTTGCTACTTCTTTTTTCCCTAATAAATCAGCTAAATAACTATAACCTGCGATAGCAACAATTGCTTTTACAGAGAGGTTTGCATTTCTGGCTAAATGTCCTGCAAAATCATCCGTACATAACTGATTTGCAGGATCTAACCCTTCTTTACTCAAATAATCTATCCATTGTGTAAGGCTTTCCCAATGCTTTGCAGCATAATCTGCATTTCCTTCAGCCCTGGCAATCGCCGCTGTTAGAATAATCATATTTCCGGCTTCTTCCACCGGCATATCACCTCCATATGTTTGCCCTGTTGCGATAGGGTATGTTCCCAGATCATGTGCGGGAAAAGGTTTGGTCCATTTCCCGCTTTCGGTATAGTAAAAAATTCCATTCAGCATTCCTTTTAAGAGATCGGGATTGTATACAAGATAAAGAGGGGCCGATGGATATGTAACATCTACTGTATTGATGGATCCGTTACTGTTATTTTCCTTAGAAAGAAATAAGATTTCCCCTTGCGGACTTTCTACCAGTTTATGTGCGGCAATACTCTGACGATAAGCTATTTCAAGAATACTGGCATATTCTTTTCCTCCTGCCTTCAAAGCATCCTCATATAATTTCTTATCAAATTCCGTACATTTTTTGATTATTGACGTATATTCTTTATATGCTGATTGAAGTTCGTTTTCAATAGAATTACTACCATCTTTATTCCACCATGGACGAAGTTTTTTTCCAAAATAATTGATTGAATAAATATCGTCATACCCCAACATGATTGTTTGCTTTTTTACTGATTTTGAGACTCTCCCCATATTTATAAGTGTATTTAAAAATATACTTTTCCCACTGGTAATATTTTTTTTGGAGGGAGAGAAAGGATCTGACAAACTTTTATCCGTAATGAATTGAGTGGTGAACTTTCCGGAAGGTACGGCTACATATAAATATCCCCAATCAATTCTTAAGTCATCGCCTTTTTTTATTAAAACCTGTTGCTCCATCGTACCTGCTTTCAGAATGCTTAATTTACCTGCATTATATTTTTCTGCTGAAACATTTTGTATAATATTATTTACGGCAATATCGGATGAAGCGCCAAAGTATAATTCAACATCATGTTTTTTTCCGTCATTAGATTTTACCTCAGTATCAATATATGAAACAGGTCTTGACATAAGATTCAAATTGTCCATTAACAATGGTGAGGTAAATGTGAGTTTCAAGTCTACATTTCCGCATTCAAATTCATAAATAGTTTGGGTAGCATTTACTTCGACCTTGTTTTGTTTTGCCTCTACGGCAATATCCGGAAGTATTATTTTTTCGGCAATACCGGCATCTAAATAAGCTGCTCCTCCTGTATTTACTACATGCATTGCTAATATATTTTTACCTTTTTTTAATTTGCCTTTCAACTTGTCTTTTATGGAAACCATTTTATAAGCGTCATTACAACAACCGGCTTCAAAAACCAATTCTCCGTTGACATACAGAAAAATATCATCGTCGTTCCTTACTTTTAAAACGGGATCAAAATCTGCATCATCTAAATTGAACTCCCTCCTTATCCAAATATCCCGGGTTTCCCACATGGTTTCGGATACCCCTTCTATATTGCCGATGGGAGAAGCAGCAGTATCCCAGGCACTATCATCAAACCCGGGCATCATCCAATTATCTTCCGGTTCCGTTTCCATACATTTCACCTGATAGTTTGTATGATCACTTGCGGGAAGTATTTCCTTGTACACGTCACTTTTCTTTCCTAAAAACCTGTATATCTTCCCATCTACTTTCAGCATTCCTACCAGCGAATGATCTCTCCCTGTCCAATGCTTAGTGGCTATTTGATTGACCTCATCTTCCATAGACCATATACTAAAATAAGGATCGTGGGTTATTAAGGGATACGCAGGGGCTTGTCGTTGTTGAGCATTGAGTAATCCCTGGAAAAATATAAATGCATAAAGAAAAATATTTTTTCTCATAGTAGATATTTTTTAATATTATTGATTTATTACTGTAAACTTATATTGGGAAATTGTATGGTATTTTTCATTGGGTTCCAGAATAATTGAAGGAAATTCAGGTTGATTGGGTGCATCGGGAAAATGCTGAGTTTCCATTGCAAAAGCAGTGCGGTATTCATCAGAAACTCCTGATTTGAATATGTTTTTGCCTTGCATAAAATTGCCACTATAAAATTGCAGACCCGGTTCCTTTGTATAAATATTCATAACAATTCCAGATTTATCTCCAATTACTGTAGCAGCATGATTCATCCGGTTAAATTGTTTACCGGTCAGGACAAAATTATGATCATAGCCTCCACCATTTTTCAATTGTTCATCATCAATTTCAATCCGCTCTCCTATGGTATGAGAATCTTTAAAGTCAAAAGGCGTTCCATTTACATCTATTAAGTTACCAAGCGGTATCAATGTACTGTCTACAGGTGTAAATTTATCGGCATAAATCTGCACTTTATGATTAAGAATACTTCCTTTTCCCTCTCCATTGAGATTAAAGAAAGCATGATTGGTAAGGTTTACCGGAGTTGCCTTATCGGTAACCGCTTCATATTCCATTTGAAGTCCACGGTCAGACGTTAAAACATAAGTTACTGTGACGTCTAAATTTCCCGGAAAGCCTTCTTCCATATCAGGGGATTTATAGTGTAAGATCAAAGTACTGTCGTTAGGCTGTTTTGCTTCCCAAACTACATCCTGAAAACCTTTATTTCCACCGTGTAATGCATTTCCGTTATTATTTTGGGGTACTGTATAAGTTCTTCCTTTTAAAGTAAACTTTCCGCCTGCTATTCTATTACCAACACGTCCTATTGTAGCTCCAAAATAAGGTTCGGTAGATTCTATAAAAGCTTTTACGGAATTCATTCCTACTACCACATCCGTCATTTGACCATTTACATCTGGCACCCAAAGGGCTGCCAAACGGCCACCATAGTTTGTGAAAGCTGCTTTTATCTTATCATTTTTTAGCCAATAAAGGTTTACTTGCTTATTATTTATAATAGTGTCAAAATTTCCGGATGGCAATATTGCTTCTTGATTATGGATAATCTTGCTCCCGGAAGCCTGTATCTCTGCACCTGTTTCTTTACTTTTCTTACATGAAAGAAACATACAAATTAATATAAAAGGCAAAAAGTAAGGTTGCTTTAATTTCATTTTGGATTGGTTAGATTTTATAAAACTAAAACGTTTTATTTATTTTAATAAAAATACAAAAATTTAATAATTATTACATTTTATAATTAAATATTTCACTTCAAAAAATATTTACTATTTAAAATTGACCTATTCTGTAAATTTGTTTCAATAATTATTTTGAAGAGAAAATCCGGCTTGTTTCATTACAATTTTATGTGTTGTATTCCTTCTTTAATTTTATGTTTAACATTATTAATTTTAAGAATATATTCAGCATTACTCACTACCTCAATATGAGTATTGTATGCCATTATATCTGTGCGTACATCACCAAACCGTAAATTCTTAATTCCATAGGTACCTTTTCTGTATTTGCGCCATTCTACAGTTTTGGTTTGGGCATTCACATAATGGAACCCCAGTACATTTTCAATGAACATTGAAATTGGTGCCAAAGCAGACCAGCCACAAAAATCAGGTCTTACAACTTCCAGGTTTGAGCCATATACTCTTTGTGACGGCTCTGGTTTTGAAGGATTATAACATTCCCAAATAGTTGCAGGTTGATATGTTTGATAAGTTTCTGACATTAACAGAAGTAAATTATAGGCGTTTTTATCGGCTACATCATAAAACCCGTATTTTTCCAAAGCTTTTGTTGCCATATAAGCAGTTGGTACCCATATACTTCCTTTCCAATAGTCTCCATATTTATCGTTAAAGTCTTTATCTCTTCTGGAAACAGTCGGCCATGGATATTTACCTCCAAACTCCATCGGGTCGTTGGCATATTCTAAAAGCTTTTTTGCCTGCGCTTTATCAGGAACTTCAGCCAGCATTACCCAGTAGGAGGCAGGTGTTCTTACTTTAACAAAAGAAGTATCTGTTTCTAAAATATCATAATAGAAA includes:
- a CDS encoding beta-L-arabinofuranosidase domain-containing protein, which translates into the protein MKSFFKIVFGFILFTILISCNPVETVQETISIVKIPDTGSVNINYISNKKPLKPNVLIKLPVGQIKPENWMEVILQRQAGGLMGHLNEISAWLQNENNAWLSDDGKGTGGWEEVPYWLKGYGNTAYVLQDEKMLEETKKWIEAAIASQRPDGNFGPVRIGEDGSQDFWANMIMLYCLQSYYEYTNDGRVLEMMSEYFKYQLSVPDELFLSKIHYWQRIRGGDNLYSVIWLYNRTGEKWLLDLAEKIHKNTAPWSKRDNSLEDIHNWKEKRESTDWPDWYSNLVDWHNVNVAQCFRESAQYYQLSHNDNDLEATYENFHIIRKYFGQVPGGMFGADENARPGYDDPRQGIETCGVVEQMNSDEHLLRITGDTFWADHVEEVAFNTLPATMMPDLKSLRYITSPNMVLNDDKNHRPGIMNQGPFLMMNPFSSRCCQHNHGQGWPYLVENAWMATPDNGLAAVLYVPSEVKARVADNKEIEIVSNTHYPFEEDLKFVLTVPEGEVHFPLYLRIPSWSDKKKLKINDKEVEIPAESGKYIRIDRKWKDGDVVTLSLPKKLKVKKWERNHNSVSVNYGPLTFSLNIGENYVKKESDKTAIGDSKWQEGVNKEKWPSYEIYPSTAWNYGLVLNEDNPEESFTIEKKKWPESNFPFTVNEVPFIIKVKAKKIPEWTIDQFGLAGELQDSPVLSTQEEETVELIPMGAARLRISAFPVIGKETNANKWELKIK
- a CDS encoding glutaminase family protein, whose product is MRKNIFLYAFIFFQGLLNAQQRQAPAYPLITHDPYFSIWSMEDEVNQIATKHWTGRDHSLVGMLKVDGKIYRFLGKKSDVYKEILPASDHTNYQVKCMETEPEDNWMMPGFDDSAWDTAASPIGNIEGVSETMWETRDIWIRREFNLDDADFDPVLKVRNDDDIFLYVNGELVFEAGCCNDAYKMVSIKDKLKGKLKKGKNILAMHVVNTGGAAYLDAGIAEKIILPDIAVEAKQNKVEVNATQTIYEFECGNVDLKLTFTSPLLMDNLNLMSRPVSYIDTEVKSNDGKKHDVELYFGASSDIAVNNIIQNVSAEKYNAGKLSILKAGTMEQQVLIKKGDDLRIDWGYLYVAVPSGKFTTQFITDKSLSDPFSPSKKNITSGKSIFLNTLINMGRVSKSVKKQTIMLGYDDIYSINYFGKKLRPWWNKDGSNSIENELQSAYKEYTSIIKKCTEFDKKLYEDALKAGGKEYASILEIAYRQSIAAHKLVESPQGEILFLSKENNSNGSINTVDVTYPSAPLYLVYNPDLLKGMLNGIFYYTESGKWTKPFPAHDLGTYPIATGQTYGGDMPVEEAGNMIILTAAIARAEGNADYAAKHWESLTQWIDYLSKEGLDPANQLCTDDFAGHLARNANLSVKAIVAIAGYSYLADLLGKKEVAKKYSVMSKSMAKEWMELANAGDHYALTFNDKNTWSQKYNLVWDKIMNLNTFPEEVISKELKYYLTKQNAYGLPLDNRADYTKSDWILWTATLADDLAVFKQIANPVYKFAVETPDRVPMSDWHMTTSGNLRGFKARSVVGGYFIKMIEQEWKSK
- a CDS encoding aldose epimerase family protein, with the protein product MKLKQPYFLPFILICMFLSCKKSKETGAEIQASGSKIIHNQEAILPSGNFDTIINNKQVNLYWLKNDKIKAAFTNYGGRLAALWVPDVNGQMTDVVVGMNSVKAFIESTEPYFGATIGRVGNRIAGGKFTLKGRTYTVPQNNNGNALHGGNKGFQDVVWEAKQPNDSTLILHYKSPDMEEGFPGNLDVTVTYVLTSDRGLQMEYEAVTDKATPVNLTNHAFFNLNGEGKGSILNHKVQIYADKFTPVDSTLIPLGNLIDVNGTPFDFKDSHTIGERIEIDDEQLKNGGGYDHNFVLTGKQFNRMNHAATVIGDKSGIVMNIYTKEPGLQFYSGNFMQGKNIFKSGVSDEYRTAFAMETQHFPDAPNQPEFPSIILEPNEKYHTISQYKFTVINQ